One window of the Rhipicephalus sanguineus isolate Rsan-2018 chromosome 2, BIME_Rsan_1.4, whole genome shotgun sequence genome contains the following:
- the LOC119383628 gene encoding uncharacterized protein LOC119383628, translated as MFYSGTSMRRLGLAPLSLVVAVFAVVLLPSLVEGRRTSHCYVCRSRSQLGDCRDPFPYNETTVEGVRGVEASPCASKWCGKLVEGRDDDFDLATERMCLQRPPDDQEERCAETLYQNRRVYMCFCRGDLCNGAHKTAAAGTTAAIAFALAATWAIHRALQL; from the exons ATGTTTTACTCAGGCACCTCGATGCGCCGGCTAGGCCTCGCTCCGCTGTCACTGGTGGTCGCAGTGTTTGCAGTGGTTCTGCTTCCTTCGCTGGTTGAAGGCC GTCGCACGTCGCACTGTTACGTGTGCCGCTCTCGGAGCCAGCTGGGCGACTGCCGGGACCCGTTCCCTTACAACGAGACCACGGTCGAGGGCGTGCGAGGGGTTGAGGCGTCGCCTTGCGCCTCCAAGTGGTGCGGCAAGCTGGTCGAAGGGAGGGACGACG ACTTCGACCTAGCAACGGAGCGGATGTGCTTGCAGCGACCCCCCGACGACCAGGAGGAGAGGTGCGCCGAGACCCTGTACCAAAACAGGCGCGTCTACATGTGCTTCTGCCGGGGAGACCTGTGCAACGGGGCCCACAAGACGGCGGCCGCGGGCACTACCGCTGCCATCGCGTTTGCACTCGCCGCGACGTGGGCCATTCACCGCGCATTACAGTTGTGA